The following coding sequences lie in one Caldalkalibacillus thermarum genomic window:
- the cas7c gene encoding type I-C CRISPR-associated protein Cas7/Csd2: MKHYLDPKKRHEFVLFYDVKDGNPNGDPDAGNLPRVDPETMHGIVTDVAIKRKIRDYVANVLRRNIFIQSQTALNSLIFQAYKEIGVQLAEISLSGEERENTALIDWLSGLEEAGITLEEDRLIYAAEDVKEKDIRSKLLEGLEEEGLKSELEASLKNIAKRLAQAAKNMKIDEETRQNAQNALCQKYFDIRMFGAVMSTGLNAGQVRGPMQLTFSRSIDPVFPWDLTITRIAITKESDRRKKQTEMGRKPLIPYGLYRTHGFFNPILAEKTGVTSDDLADFWDALTNLFDFDRSAARGEMNVRGLFIFTHENGKGVAPAHQLFELVKVKRREGVQVPRSFEDYVIQGPVSKRETDVPLEGFPGVIVTRLV, encoded by the coding sequence ATGAAACATTATCTGGATCCGAAAAAGCGGCATGAATTTGTCTTGTTTTACGATGTCAAGGATGGAAACCCGAATGGCGATCCCGATGCGGGGAACCTGCCACGTGTAGATCCCGAAACGATGCATGGCATTGTCACTGATGTGGCGATCAAGCGGAAAATTCGTGACTATGTGGCCAATGTCCTTCGCCGGAACATCTTTATCCAAAGTCAAACGGCACTCAATTCACTGATTTTTCAGGCCTATAAAGAAATTGGGGTACAATTGGCGGAGATTTCCCTTAGCGGCGAAGAAAGAGAAAACACGGCGCTCATAGACTGGTTGTCTGGTTTAGAAGAAGCTGGAATCACATTAGAAGAGGATAGATTGATTTATGCGGCTGAAGATGTCAAAGAAAAAGATATCCGAAGTAAGTTACTGGAAGGACTGGAAGAGGAAGGTCTTAAGTCAGAATTAGAAGCCTCTTTGAAAAATATTGCGAAACGTTTGGCACAGGCGGCCAAAAACATGAAAATTGACGAGGAAACACGCCAGAATGCACAAAACGCTTTGTGCCAAAAATATTTCGATATCCGCATGTTTGGGGCTGTCATGTCGACAGGTCTCAACGCAGGGCAAGTCAGAGGACCTATGCAATTGACTTTTTCACGTTCAATCGATCCGGTTTTCCCTTGGGACTTGACGATTACCCGGATCGCCATTACGAAAGAATCGGATCGACGCAAAAAGCAAACGGAGATGGGGCGAAAGCCCTTGATTCCCTACGGATTATACCGTACACATGGCTTTTTCAATCCTATTCTGGCGGAAAAAACAGGTGTCACATCGGACGATTTGGCGGACTTTTGGGATGCCTTAACAAACCTATTTGATTTTGACCGTTCGGCGGCACGCGGGGAGATGAATGTACGGGGTTTGTTTATTTTTACGCATGAAAATGGAAAAGGGGTTGCCCCGGCACACCAATTGTTTGAACTGGTCAAGGTAAAGCGTCGAGAAGGTGTTCAAGTGCCACGTTCTTTTGAGGATTACG
- the cas8c gene encoding type I-C CRISPR-associated protein Cas8c/Csd1 yields MLYELIELATKLQKAKKLPPASYKPKSVTWVIDLSGVKPHLKGPFKKGEYRIVEAPDRKRSGRVSKDNLKPYLLLDDARYVLGVPENEMKVDEAKLMHQGFVQLLQEAYAKTGIEELAKILEFLNQPLPEEFRQKIKAKETITFKIDQELFPFERPEIQRFWSEYLAENLLSNDKAECSICGKKKPYVRYLPNPVMVFGQSCQLTSFNSPSFESMGKSQTNNVPVCFSCATLTVDTLNYLLRDSQHHTVVLFNERDILRSQIAVYWLKQPAEMSWKGITLDQKLFAAPIQNLVFDEEEKRRVPPPELEQLQELVKLPKTGREQALRIDEASFHMAVLSANKGRLVVREWIHTSVSRLLTNLGQYLDAIRIVHPQGEQDKVQPLPVILQAIEVSDVNLVRQILRTIYQGYTPPNQLLVAALNRFRLPQVLTDPTETWKYHALASVLKLALTYGKEESKTMESLNLGYLEPSYLCGRLLAVLEEIQQRASGYKVGTTVVQRFYGAASTAPASTFGPLLRLTTTAHLPKVSPEMGRLLEEVIKQLDKAGGFPTTLTLKQQAEFGLGFYHQRAAFRSQRKK; encoded by the coding sequence ATGCTTTATGAACTGATAGAATTGGCGACAAAACTGCAGAAGGCTAAAAAGTTGCCACCCGCTTCCTATAAACCCAAATCTGTCACCTGGGTGATTGATTTGAGCGGGGTAAAGCCTCATCTCAAAGGGCCGTTTAAGAAAGGGGAATATCGTATAGTTGAGGCGCCCGACCGGAAACGCTCAGGAAGGGTGTCGAAAGATAATCTTAAGCCATACCTGTTATTAGACGATGCCCGGTACGTGTTAGGCGTTCCCGAAAATGAAATGAAAGTGGATGAAGCGAAATTAATGCATCAAGGGTTTGTCCAGCTTCTTCAGGAGGCTTACGCCAAAACCGGCATCGAGGAATTGGCAAAGATCCTAGAGTTTTTAAACCAACCGCTTCCTGAGGAGTTTCGTCAAAAGATCAAGGCAAAAGAGACGATTACCTTTAAAATTGATCAGGAGTTGTTTCCCTTTGAAAGACCTGAGATACAACGATTTTGGTCGGAATATTTGGCAGAGAACCTACTGTCTAACGATAAGGCCGAGTGCTCCATATGTGGCAAGAAAAAACCATATGTACGTTATTTGCCTAATCCCGTAATGGTATTTGGCCAATCCTGTCAATTGACATCATTTAACAGCCCATCTTTTGAATCTATGGGAAAAAGCCAGACGAACAATGTGCCGGTCTGTTTTTCTTGTGCTACTTTGACCGTGGATACGTTGAATTATTTGTTGCGAGATTCGCAGCATCACACGGTTGTACTTTTTAATGAAAGAGACATTTTACGATCGCAGATCGCTGTGTATTGGTTGAAGCAACCGGCAGAAATGAGTTGGAAAGGGATTACCTTGGACCAGAAGTTGTTTGCAGCCCCCATCCAAAATCTGGTCTTTGACGAAGAAGAGAAGCGGCGGGTTCCCCCTCCGGAACTTGAGCAATTGCAAGAGTTGGTCAAACTTCCTAAGACAGGCCGTGAGCAGGCATTACGAATAGATGAAGCATCATTTCACATGGCTGTCCTCTCTGCCAACAAGGGACGCCTTGTGGTCAGAGAATGGATTCATACATCGGTCTCACGGTTGTTAACAAACCTGGGTCAATACTTGGATGCGATACGCATCGTCCATCCACAGGGGGAGCAGGACAAGGTTCAACCCTTGCCTGTGATTCTTCAGGCGATCGAGGTCTCTGATGTCAACCTGGTCAGACAAATTTTGCGCACCATCTATCAAGGATACACCCCGCCGAATCAACTATTGGTCGCCGCTCTCAATCGTTTCCGTTTGCCGCAAGTCTTGACAGATCCCACAGAAACCTGGAAATACCACGCTCTCGCTAGTGTTCTCAAACTGGCGCTCACATACGGAAAGGAGGAATCAAAAACGATGGAATCTCTCAACCTTGGGTATTTGGAGCCATCCTATCTTTGCGGTCGCCTGCTGGCCGTCTTAGAAGAAATCCAACAGCGGGCTTCCGGATATAAAGTTGGAACCACAGTTGTTCAACGCTTTTATGGCGCAGCGTCCACCGCTCCGGCGTCCACTTTTGGTCCCCTTTTGAGGCTTACGACGACTGCACATTTACCGAAAGTGTCTCCCGAAATGGGACGGCTGTTGGAAGAGGTGATCAAGCAACTGGATAAAGCAGGGGGCTTTCCTACTACACTTACCTTGAAGCAACAGGCGGAATTTGGGCTTGGTTTCTATCACCAACGGGCAGCCTTCAGGAGTCAGCGCAAAAAATAA
- the cas5c gene encoding type I-C CRISPR-associated protein Cas5c, whose amino-acid sequence MQQRARVQVKVWGEYACFTRPEFKVERISYPLITPSAARGVLEAIFWKPEFRYEIRKIGVLQLGKQYAILRNELMNKQSRTPILIEKDRAQRTSLILKDVAYLITADIVLKPRAVDPVFKYRDQFNRRVERGQYHHTPYLGTREFAAYFSPVDADDVTQSVNIDVGTMLFDFAFIEDDSRKEVEFLRHDEKETRVASGFTQPLFFEACVEDGWLNVPQEKYMELYRLEGEDAL is encoded by the coding sequence ATGCAACAACGCGCGCGAGTGCAGGTGAAAGTTTGGGGAGAGTATGCCTGTTTTACCCGGCCTGAGTTTAAGGTGGAACGGATCAGTTATCCACTGATTACGCCCAGCGCAGCTAGGGGGGTGCTGGAAGCCATCTTCTGGAAGCCCGAGTTTCGCTATGAAATCCGTAAAATCGGCGTGCTCCAACTTGGAAAACAGTATGCCATATTGCGCAATGAGTTGATGAACAAGCAAAGCAGAACCCCGATTTTAATCGAAAAAGACCGCGCGCAGAGGACAAGCCTGATTCTCAAGGATGTGGCGTATCTGATCACAGCGGATATTGTCCTCAAACCGCGAGCAGTCGATCCGGTATTTAAATACCGGGATCAGTTCAACCGCAGGGTGGAGCGGGGGCAGTACCATCACACGCCCTATTTGGGGACACGCGAATTTGCAGCCTATTTTTCCCCGGTGGATGCTGATGACGTAACGCAATCAGTCAACATTGATGTGGGTACCATGCTGTTTGATTTTGCTTTTATCGAGGATGATTCGCGAAAGGAGGTGGAATTCCTTCGGCATGACGAAAAGGAAACCCGAGTGGCCTCTGGGTTTACACAACCGCTATTTTTCGAGGCGTGCGTTGAAGATGGCTGGTTGAATGTGCCGCAGGAAAAATATATGGAGTTGTATCGATTGGAGGGAGAAGATGCTTTATGA